The following nucleotide sequence is from Acidovorax radicis.
GCACAGGGCGTGGACCACGCTTCGGACGACCACCTGAACACCGGCGCCGGCGATCAGGGCCTGATGTTCGGCTACGCCTGCGACGAGACGCCCGAGCTGATGCCCGCGCCCATCTATTACGCGCACCGCCTGGTCGAGCGCCAGGCCCAGTTGCGCAAGGACGGCCGCCTGCCTTTCCTGCGCCCTGATGCCAAGTCGCAAGTGACGATGCGCTATGTGGACGGCAAGCCCCACAGCATCGACACCGTGGTGCTCTCCACCCAGCACCACCCCGACCAGAGCGAATCGCAGACCAAGATGAAGGCGAGCTTCACCGAAGCCGTCATCGAAGAAATCATCAAGCCCGTGCTGCCCAAGGAATGGCTGCAGAACACCCGCTACCTGATCAACCCCACGGGCCGCTTTGTCATCGGCGGCCCGCAAGGCGACTGCGGCCTCACCGGCCGCAAGATCATCGTGGACACCTACGGCGGTGCCTGCCCCCACGGCGGCGGCGCGTTCAGCGGCAAGGACCCAACGAAGGTGGACCGCTCGGCCGCCTACGCCGCGCGCTACGTGGCCAAGAACATCGTGGCCGCCGGCCTGGCGCGCCAATGCCAGATCCAGGTGGCCTATGCCATCGGCGTGGCCGAGCCCATGAACATCACGGTGTACACCGAAGGCACGGGCGTGGTGTCTGACGAGCGCCTTGCCGAGCTGGTGCGCGAGCACTTCGACCTGCGCCCCAAGGGCATCATCCAGATGCTGGACCTGTTGCGCCCCATCTACGAAAAGACCGCGGCCTACGGCCACTTCGGCCGCGAAGAACCCGAGTTCACCTGGGAAAAGACGGACAAGGCTGCTGCGCTGCGCGCAGCGGCGGGCCTGTAAAGGCCCCGAGCGAAGCGAGCTTGTCCGGCTTTCGGCGCAGGCTCATATCGCGTAGCGATGTGAAGGGCCGCAAGGCCCGTGCCGCAGCCAACGTACGGACAAGGCTGCCGCACTACGTGCGGCAGCAGGGCTGTAAGCCCTCCGCGCATCGCGCGGCTTTCCGTACGTGGACGAAGCTCATATCGCGCAGCGATGTGAGCGTAGGCCAAAAGACCGACAAAGCGGCGGCACTGCGTGCAGCAGCAGGGCTGTAACCCCGCCGCGCAAGCGATGTGAAAGCAGCCACAAACACTGCCACGCCGCCTTGCTGACCTGCAAGCCGCGGAGCAAATCGGACGGGGCAGGCGACGACCAACGCCCCATACCAAAAGCCAAAAGCAAAAGCCGCAGTGCGCAACGCGCTGCGGCTTTTTTTGCCATGGGCGCCGCGTTTCATACACCCGCGCCGGGCGGCCCTCTCCTACAAAGACAACCCTTGCCCGCTGACGGCGCGCCATGCACCTCGCCCTTTATCGTTCAGACTCACCGCTGCGCAGCACAACGCTGCATCCCCTACAAGGACACCCATCATGCTCAAGTACGCCATCATTTTTGCCCTGGTCTCGCTCGTTGCCGGTGCTTTGGGCTTCACCGGTGTGGCCGCTGGTGCAGCCGGCATTGCCAAGATCCTGTTTTTCATCTTCCTCGCCATCGCCGTGATCTTTGTGGTGCTGGGCGCCTTGGGGGTGGGTGCCGCTCGCAAGGCCCTCAAGTAGCCGGGGCTCCCCACACGTCGCATGGCCCATGGTCGTGCAGGTGTCACAACGCGCCCCTTTCCTCTTCGCCACCTATCACCCCAGGATCGCCATGAGCCCACGGAATATTTTTGAAGCCCTGCGCGAAAGCCATGAGCGCCAGCGTGCGTTGTACGCACAACTGATCGAAACGAGCGGCGACACGCCAGAGCGCCATGCGATTTTTGATCAACTGCGCACCGAGCTGGCCGCGCATGCGATGGCAGAAGACCGCCATTTTTATGTGCCTTTGCTGGCACACGATGCTGGCGTGGACCTGTCGCGCCATGCCATTTCGGAGCACCACCAGATCGACGAACTCGTGGAATCTCTGCAAGAGACCGAGGCATCAAGCCCGGCTTGGTTGCCCTTGGCCAAGAAGCTGGCCGAGAAAGTGGAGCACCACCTGAAAGAAGAAGAACATCGCTTCTTTCAGATGGCGGGCAAGCTGCTGACAGACCAGCAGAAAACAGCGCTGGCGCGCGCCTACCAGGACGAGTACGAAGCGGCCCTGGTCAGCACGGCGGCTTGAGATTTTCTCGGTGGCGCTTTAGAACGTGAACACGTTCTGAGGCTGTGCCGCTCCGTCACTCTCAAGCGGCTTCTTCGGCCTGCACCACACAGTTGCGGCCGCGCGATTTGGCGACATACAGCGCGGTGTCTGCCCGCTTGATGAGCGCCTGTGCGTCTTCCTTCTGGTCCCAGGTGGCCACACCAAAACTGGCGCTCACATGGCCCACAGCGTCGAACGGAACCCCGGCAATGCGGGCCCGCACGGCTTCGGCCATGGCCATGGCGGCATCCACCGGTGTTTCCTTGAGCAGGATGATGAACTCCTCGCCACCAAAACGCGCTGCGCAGTCTGAAGAACGCAGCAGCTCGCGCACCCGCAGCGCTGTGCTTTTGAGCACCACGTCGCCCGAGTCATGCCCATAGGTGTCGTTGATGCGCTTGAAAAAATCGATGTCGAACATCACCACCGACAGGCTGCTGTGATGGATGCGCGTGTCGGCCATTTCGGTCTCCAGCCGCTCAAAGAAGCGGCGGCGATTGACTAGGTCGGTAAGAAAGTCCCTAGTGGCCAGGTCTTCAAGCTTGCTGTTGAGCCGCGCCATAGGCTCGATCACCAGCGAAGACAGCGACAAATTAAGCACCACAAACAGCAGCAGGAAGCTTGCCACCAGCGCCGTCATCACCGTGTTGAACGTCTGGCGCGCTTTCTCCAGCGGGAAGTACATCGGCACCTTCACCACCTGGATGCCCACCGTTTCATTCATGCCCCACCCAAACCCGTTCTTGTCGCCATATACCTTGAGCATGGTGGGCGGTGCAGCGCTGGGCGTGCTGTGGCAAGCCAGGCACTGCGGCTGTTTGATCGTGATGGGACGGGCCACATACATGGCGCGGTACATACCCTCACCAATCTCGCCCGTCGCCTCTTTCTTGAGGTCGGCCCGGCCCTCGCGGAAGTCGCTGATGATGCGCTCCTCCCACTCGTTGGCGCGGTCGCGCACGTTGGTCGGGTTGAGCACCGCCTCTTTGTATTCGTAGCCCGGAAAACGGTCTTGCAGACGGCGCAGTGTTTCTGTGGCAGCAAAGGCGGGCACAGTTTGCGGCAGGAATTTTTCGGCCAACGTCACATCCAGGTGGGGCTTCACCAATTCGGTGGTGTAGTCACGGATGGCCATGGCCGAGTGCATCATGATCTGCGAGTTGTGCTGCACCTCTTGGATGGCCGATTTCTGCAAGAACCGGTGGACGTAGAGCCCAGCGCCCAGCACCGCCAGCAACAAAACGCCGGCCAGCACCAGATTGAATTTGAACCGCAAAGACATGGAGTTCCCTCAGCGGCCAGCATGCCGCCGGCCTGTTATTGAAGGCGGGGCCTGCGCAGGTACGCACGCGACCATCGCCGGGGCAATCAAGTGCAGCACACGTACCCGCCGACAGAGACCAATGCGTAGCACAAGGCCCGCATTGTCACCATGTTCCAAAGTCAAGGTCCAGTGTTTTTCTGCCAGCCCACCGGCCCGAGCGAAGGCAACACCGCCGGGGCGAGGGGCGCAACCCCAGTGAGCCCCCCCCCGACAGCCCTCTGGCAGCGAAAGGGGCGGGAGCCACGATAGAATCACTACAAAAAAGATAGCTGCTTGCGCTTGTATTGATTGCGCCAGCAGCCAAAAACACTCAAATTATTGTTCGGTGCACCCTCCGGGCATCACGCTTTGCGCGTGGCCAGTGAGGCGGCAACCATCCGCAATGTTGATTCGGGCGCACACTGGTGCGTGCCACTGCTGGAGACACATGGTCGACATCGCCATCTACATCGGGCGCTTCGAGCCCGTTCACAACGGTCACCTGGCGTTGCTGCGCCGAGCGCTCGCCAGCGCACGGCAAGTCATCGTGGTCGTGGGATCGGCATGGCAGGCCCGCTCGCCCAAGAACCCATTCACCTGGCAGGAGCGCGAAGCCATGCTGCGCGCGGCGCTGTCCCCTGCAGACAGCGCCCGTGTGCAGGTGCTGCCCATGCGCGACTATTACAACGAAGCCGTGTGGGTGCAGGCCGTGCGCCGGGGCGTAGCGCGCATGACCGTACCGGGCGCACGCATTGGCTTGGTGGGCCACTTCAAGGATGCGACCAGCGGCTACCTCAGCGCCTTTCCTGGCTGGCAGCTCATCCACGTAGAACGCCAGGGCAGCATCGACGCCACCGCCATCCGCGACGCGTACTTTGGCGCCACGCCCGCCACCGCGCGTGCTGCCGTGGCGCCGCTGGCCGAAGAGATTCCCGAGAGCACCATCGCCACGCTGGAGCACTTTGCACAGACCCCGCGCTACCCCGCACTGCAGGAAGAGTGGCGCATGCTGCGCGACTACCGCAACGCCTGGGCCGCCGCGCCCTACCCGCCCGTGTTCGTGACGGTGGATGCCGTGCTGCGCTGCCAGGACCACGTGCTGCTGATCCGCCGCGCCCACGCACCCGGCAAGGGCCAGCTGGCCGTGCCCGGCGGCTTCATCGAACAGCGCGAGACCGTGTGGCAATCGTGCCTGCGCGAACTGGCGGAAGAAACCCACTGCCACCTGCCCGAGGCCCGCATGCGCACCGCGCTGCAATCCGTCGCCGTGTTCGACCACCCCGACCGCAGCCAGCGTGGCCGCACCATCACCCACGCACACTACTTCGACCTGGGAGATGCACCCTTTCCGGCGGTGCTGGCCGATGACGATGCGGCTCTGGTGCAGTGGACGCGGATTGACCAGCTGGCGGGACTGGAAGAGGAGTTCTTCGAAGACCACTTCCACATGCTGGACCACTTTCTGGGACTGACGGAGCTGGACTGACGGCACCCGCCCGTCTTTGAAAAAGAACGGCCGAATGCGCCCTAGTGCAATATGTGCGGATAGCCGTCAAATAGGAGCAAACGATTTCCGATCCCGTCGCATCGGCGGCGCAACGTGGCTGCTGCGTGCGCCAAGTCGGCTGGACTTGTCGCGGCGCCCCTCTATCATGGCCACGCGGGGTTACCCCGTGACCAAGCAACGATTGTTCAAGAGAGGGAGTTCGCTATGGATTTTGTTTCAGCTGTCAAAAGCTGCTTCGCGCAGTACGCAGGGTTTTCGGGCCGTGCTCCACGTTCCGAGTTCTGGTGGTTTGCTTTGTTCCAGCTCGGGGTGCTGGTGATTGCCACCATGATCAGCCAGACGCTATACGGCGTTGCCGCTCTGGCCCTGCTGCTGCCAGCGCTGGCCGTGGGGGCTCGTCGCTTGCATGACATTG
It contains:
- a CDS encoding DUF1328 domain-containing protein, with the translated sequence MLKYAIIFALVSLVAGALGFTGVAAGAAGIAKILFFIFLAIAVIFVVLGALGVGAARKALK
- the metK gene encoding methionine adenosyltransferase, with the translated sequence MANDFLFTSESVSEGHPDKVADQISDAILDAIFKQDPRSRVAAETLTNTGLVVLAGEITTNAHVDYIQVARDTIKRIGYDNTDYGIDYKGCAVLVAYDKQSNDIAQGVDHASDDHLNTGAGDQGLMFGYACDETPELMPAPIYYAHRLVERQAQLRKDGRLPFLRPDAKSQVTMRYVDGKPHSIDTVVLSTQHHPDQSESQTKMKASFTEAVIEEIIKPVLPKEWLQNTRYLINPTGRFVIGGPQGDCGLTGRKIIVDTYGGACPHGGGAFSGKDPTKVDRSAAYAARYVAKNIVAAGLARQCQIQVAYAIGVAEPMNITVYTEGTGVVSDERLAELVREHFDLRPKGIIQMLDLLRPIYEKTAAYGHFGREEPEFTWEKTDKAAALRAAAGL
- a CDS encoding diguanylate cyclase produces the protein MSLRFKFNLVLAGVLLLAVLGAGLYVHRFLQKSAIQEVQHNSQIMMHSAMAIRDYTTELVKPHLDVTLAEKFLPQTVPAFAATETLRRLQDRFPGYEYKEAVLNPTNVRDRANEWEERIISDFREGRADLKKEATGEIGEGMYRAMYVARPITIKQPQCLACHSTPSAAPPTMLKVYGDKNGFGWGMNETVGIQVVKVPMYFPLEKARQTFNTVMTALVASFLLLFVVLNLSLSSLVIEPMARLNSKLEDLATRDFLTDLVNRRRFFERLETEMADTRIHHSSLSVVMFDIDFFKRINDTYGHDSGDVVLKSTALRVRELLRSSDCAARFGGEEFIILLKETPVDAAMAMAEAVRARIAGVPFDAVGHVSASFGVATWDQKEDAQALIKRADTALYVAKSRGRNCVVQAEEAA
- a CDS encoding hemerythrin domain-containing protein encodes the protein MSPRNIFEALRESHERQRALYAQLIETSGDTPERHAIFDQLRTELAAHAMAEDRHFYVPLLAHDAGVDLSRHAISEHHQIDELVESLQETEASSPAWLPLAKKLAEKVEHHLKEEEHRFFQMAGKLLTDQQKTALARAYQDEYEAALVSTAA
- a CDS encoding DUF805 domain-containing protein, with product MDFVSAVKSCFAQYAGFSGRAPRSEFWWFALFQLGVLVIATMISQTLYGVAALALLLPALAVGARRLHDIGRSGWWQLLSLTGIGTLVLIYWWVQPSGE
- a CDS encoding bifunctional nicotinamide-nucleotide adenylyltransferase/Nudix hydroxylase gives rise to the protein MVDIAIYIGRFEPVHNGHLALLRRALASARQVIVVVGSAWQARSPKNPFTWQEREAMLRAALSPADSARVQVLPMRDYYNEAVWVQAVRRGVARMTVPGARIGLVGHFKDATSGYLSAFPGWQLIHVERQGSIDATAIRDAYFGATPATARAAVAPLAEEIPESTIATLEHFAQTPRYPALQEEWRMLRDYRNAWAAAPYPPVFVTVDAVLRCQDHVLLIRRAHAPGKGQLAVPGGFIEQRETVWQSCLRELAEETHCHLPEARMRTALQSVAVFDHPDRSQRGRTITHAHYFDLGDAPFPAVLADDDAALVQWTRIDQLAGLEEEFFEDHFHMLDHFLGLTELD